One region of Osmia lignaria lignaria isolate PbOS001 chromosome 7, iyOsmLign1, whole genome shotgun sequence genomic DNA includes:
- the Eph gene encoding eph receptor tyrosine kinase isoform X13, producing MAPFNMAGVAGLLATCAAAAASAAHLLPLLLLLIYPRGTHAEQVVLLDTTQEEKLEWTRYPFGPEANTPGWVEESFTNFDKGINWRSYVVCDVAYNNVNNWLWTPFIERGPANRMYIEIKFTTRDCSLFPGNALSCKETFSLLYYEFDAATKEPPPWETDSYKLIGRIAAGEGRFNTNAEVVINTEVKSIPVTKKGVYFAFRDQGACISILAIKVYYISCPEISVNFAHFPATPTGREVALIEQTIGTCVDNAEVIEQPTYLCKGDGKWYLSNGGCHCKPGYQADVEKQKCTACPIMKFKHEAGSHSCEPCPAYSKSSDYGFTECRCDVGYYRADKDPKKMPCTQPPSAPQNLTVNFVDQSTVILSWNAPHMLGGRTDTTYRVVCDACSTGVKYIPNTEVFNDTKITITGLNAVTTYRFQVFAENGVSALAGKSEYVDITVTTEASVPSLVSNVRITSVKSSELSISWDAPVTEVGGDSDLVERYEVRCYPRYDDATNATVIQTSDLSATFKGLKPSTDYAIQVRAKTTRGWGEYTPVVYKKTPHAMGLDYVGEDDNMQVRIIAGAIVAVVVLLVIIIIMTVLILRRASDECNKKQPSDCDTLEYRNGEVTTPLFTPAVGVAAASAGGAGGGGARSYVDPHTYEDPNQAVREFAREIDAGYITIEAIIGGGEFGDVCRGKLKLPPDGRTEIDVAIKTLKPGSADKARNDFLTEASIMGQFEHPNVIFLQGVVTKSNPVMIITEFMENGSLDTFLRANDGKFQVLQLVGMLRGIASGMQYLAEMNYVHRDLAARNVLVNATLVCKIADFGLSREIESATEGAYTTRSVYSGKKGGKIPVRWTAPEAIAFRKFTSASDVWSMGIVCWEVMSYGERPYWNWSNQDVIKSIEKGYRLPAPMDCPEAIYQLMLDCWQKERTHRPTFANLTQTLDKLIRSPDTLRKIAQNRIRERGAPPPPPPASSTSSNVHLRKRGTNPLAPDAVDLTQLTSVSEWLNSIKMSRYAENFERSGVTTLEAAARVTVQELTALGVTLVGHQKKIMNSVTALRAQMSATSQGFLV from the exons TGGGTGGAAGAGTCGTTCACGAACTTCGACAAGGGCATCAATTGGCGGAGTTACGTCGTCTGCGACGTGGCTTACAACAACGTGAACAATTGGTTGTGGACGCCGTTCATCGAGAGGGGACCGGCGAACCGCATGTACATAGAAATCAAATTCACCACCCGCGACTGCTCGTTGTTCCCCGGAAACGCGCTCAGTTGCAAGGAAACTTTCAGTCTCCTTTACTACGAGTTCGACGCGGCCACCAAGGAACCACCGCCATGGGAAACGGACAGTTACAAGTTGATCG GTCGCATCGCCGCTGGTGAGGGAAGATTCAACACGAACGCCGAGGTGGTGATCAACACGGAGGTCAAGTCGATCCCGGTGACGAAGAAGGGCGTGTATTTCGCGTTCCGCGATCAAGGTGCATGCATATCCATCTTGGCCATTAAAGTGTACTACATCAGTTGCCCGGAGATTTCCGTCAACTTTGCCCACTTCCCGGCCACCCCGACGGGTCGCGAAGTCGCGCTGATCGAACAAACAATCGGCACCTGCGTCGACAACGCAGAGGTGATCGAGCAACCCACTTACCTTTGCAAAGGCGACGGGAAATGGTACCTATCGAACGGCGGATGCCACTGCAAACCTGGATATCAAGCCGACGTGGAGAAACAAAAATGCACCGCCTGTCCGATCATGAAATTCAAACACGAGGCGGGATCGCACAGCTGCGAACCCTGCCCGGCTTACAGCAAATCGTCCGATTACGGATTCACGGAATGCCGTTGCGACGTTGGTTATTACAGAGCCGACAAGGACCCGAAAAAGATGCCCTGCACGC AACCACCATCGGCACCGCAAAATCTCACGGTGAATTTCGTCGATCAATCTACCGTGATTTTGTCTTGGAACGCGCCTCATATGCTTGGTGGTAGAACGGACACCACTTACAGGGTGGTTTGCGACGCTTGTAGCACGGGTGTAAAATACATTCCGAACACC GAGGTCTTCAACGATACGAAGATCACGATAACGGGCCTAAACGCGGTGACCACCTATCGTTTCCAAGTGTTCGCCGAGAACGGAGTGTCGGCATTGGCCGGGAAATCCGAGTACGTGGACATCACGGTCACCACCGAAGCAAGCGTGCCTAGTTTGGTCAGCAACGTCAGGATCACGAGCGTGAAGAGCTCGGAATTGAGCATCAGCTGGGACGCTCCTGTAACCGAAGTTGGCGGGGACAGCGATCTCGTCGAAAGATACGAAG TGAGATGTTATCCGCGCTACGACGACGCTACCAACGCCACGGTCATCCAAACGTCGGATTTATCCGCCACTTTTAAAGGGCTGAAACCGTCGACGGATTATGCGATACAAGTGCGAGCGAAAACGACGCGCGGCTGGGGCGAATACACGCCGGTGGTGTATAAAAAGACACCGCACGCTATGGGTCTAG ATTACGTCGGAGAGGATGACAATATGCAAGTAAGAATCATCGCTGGAGCTATCGTAGCCGTGGTTGTTCTTCTGGTGATCATCATCATCATGACCGTGTTGATACTTAGAAG GGCCTCGGACGAATGCAACAAGAAACAGCCGAGTGACTGCGACACATTGGAGTATAGAAACGGTGAAG TGACCACGCCGCTGTTCACGCCTGCAGTGGGTGTCGCGGCGGCGAGTGCCGGAGGTGCTGGCGGTGGAGGCGCAAGGAGCTACGTCGATCCTCACACCTACGAGGATCCGAATCAAGCTGTGCGTGAGTTTGCTCGAGAGATCGACGCGGGATACATCACGATAGAAGCCATCATAG GTGGCGGAGAGTTTGGCGACGTTTGtcgtggaaaattgaaattaccgCCCGACGGTCGAACGGAGATCGACGTGGCGATCAAGACGCTGAAACCAGGTTCCGCGGATAAGGCACGCAACGATTTTCTAACCGAGGCCTCGATTATGGGCCAGTTCGAGCACCCGAACGTGATATTCCTGCAAGGTGTCGTGACCAAGAGCAATCCGGTGATGATAATCACGGAATTCATGGAGAACGGTAGCCTGGACACGTTCCTGCGTGCGAACGACGGCAAGTTCCAGGTGCTTCAGCTTGTAGGCATGCTTCGCGGTATCGCGAGCGGTATGCAATATCTAGCTGAAATGAACTACGTGCACCGGGATCTAGCGGCGAGGAACGTGTTGGTGAACGCCACCCTGGTCTGCAAGATCGCCGACTTTGGCCTCAGCAGAGAGATCGAAAGCGCTACCGAGGGAGCGTACACGACCAGG AGTGTTTACTCCGGCAAAAAGGGTGGAAAGATCCCGGTACGATGGACAGCTCCGGAAGCGATAGCGTTCCGAAAGTTCACCAGCGCCTCGGACGTTTGGAGCATGGGCATCGTCTGCTGGGAGGTGATGTCTTACGGCGAAAGGCCGTACTGGAACTGGTCTAATCAGGATGTGATAAAGTCGATCGAGAAGGGATACAGGCTTCCGGCGCCGATGGACTGTCCGGAGGCGATCTATCAACTGATGCTCGATTGCTGGCAAAAGGAACGAACTCATCGTCCAACCTTCGCTAATCTAACTCAGACGTTGGACAAGCTTATACGAAGCCCGGACACGCTGAGGAAAATCGCGCAGAACAG AATCAGAGAAAGGGGTGCTCCGCCCCCACCCCCACCCGCCTCGTCGACATCCTCCAACGTGCATTTAAGGAAAAG GGGCACCAATCCACTGGCGCCGGACGCGGTGGACTTGACTCAGCTGACCTCGGTCAGCGAATGGCTCAACTCCATCAAGATGTCGCGGTACGCGGAAAACTTTGAAAGGTCCGGTGTGACCACCTTGGAGGCAGCCGCGCGGGTGACCGTTCAAGAGCTGACGGCACTCGGGGTGACGCTTGTTGGACACCAGAAGAAGATCATGAACAGCGTGACCGCGCTACGAGCGCAAATGTCCGCCACGTCGCAGGGATTTCTCGTTTAA
- the Eph gene encoding eph receptor tyrosine kinase isoform X1 — MAPFNMAGVAGLLATCAAAAASAAHLLPLLLLLIYPRGTHAEQVVLLDTTQEEKLEWTRYPFGPEANTPGWVEESFTNFDKGINWRSYVVCDVAYNNVNNWLWTPFIERGPANRMYIEIKFTTRDCSLFPGNALSCKETFSLLYYEFDAATKEPPPWETDSYKLIGRIAAGEGRFNTNAEVVINTEVKSIPVTKKGVYFAFRDQGACISILAIKVYYISCPEISVNFAHFPATPTGREVALIEQTIGTCVDNAEVIEQPTYLCKGDGKWYLSNGGCHCKPGYQADVEKQKCTACPIMKFKHEAGSHSCEPCPAYSKSSDYGFTECRCDVGYYRADKDPKKMPCTQPPSAPQNLTVNFVDQSTVILSWNAPHMLGGRTDTTYRVVCDACSTGVKYIPNTEVFNDTKITITGLNAVTTYRFQVFAENGVSALAGKSEYVDITVTTEASVPSLVSNVRITSVKSSELSISWDAPVTEVGGDSDLVERYEVRCYPRYDDATNATVIQTSDLSATFKGLKPSTDYAIQVRAKTTRGWGEYTPVVYKKTPHAMGLDYVGEDDNMQVRIIAGAIVAVVVLLVIIIIMTVLILRSRASDECNKKQPSDCDTLEYRNGEGLVVTYMHCKMDSSPIVTTHTNNKSKSSLTTPLFTPAVGVAAASAGGAGGGGARSYVDPHTYEDPNQAVREFAREIDAGYITIEAIIGGGEFGDVCRGKLKLPPDGRTEIDVAIKTLKPGSADKARNDFLTEASIMGQFEHPNVIFLQGVVTKSNPVMIITEFMENGSLDTFLRANDGKFQVLQLVGMLRGIASGMQYLAEMNYVHRDLAARNVLVNATLVCKIADFGLSREIESATEGAYTTRSVYSGKKGGKIPVRWTAPEAIAFRKFTSASDVWSMGIVCWEVMSYGERPYWNWSNQDVIKSIEKGYRLPAPMDCPEAIYQLMLDCWQKERTHRPTFANLTQTLDKLIRSPDTLRKIAQNRIRERGAPPPPPPASSTSSNVHLRKRGTNPLAPDAVDLTQLTSVSEWLNSIKMSRYAENFERSGVTTLEAAARVTVQELTALGVTLVGHQKKIMNSVTALRAQMSATSQGFLV; from the exons TGGGTGGAAGAGTCGTTCACGAACTTCGACAAGGGCATCAATTGGCGGAGTTACGTCGTCTGCGACGTGGCTTACAACAACGTGAACAATTGGTTGTGGACGCCGTTCATCGAGAGGGGACCGGCGAACCGCATGTACATAGAAATCAAATTCACCACCCGCGACTGCTCGTTGTTCCCCGGAAACGCGCTCAGTTGCAAGGAAACTTTCAGTCTCCTTTACTACGAGTTCGACGCGGCCACCAAGGAACCACCGCCATGGGAAACGGACAGTTACAAGTTGATCG GTCGCATCGCCGCTGGTGAGGGAAGATTCAACACGAACGCCGAGGTGGTGATCAACACGGAGGTCAAGTCGATCCCGGTGACGAAGAAGGGCGTGTATTTCGCGTTCCGCGATCAAGGTGCATGCATATCCATCTTGGCCATTAAAGTGTACTACATCAGTTGCCCGGAGATTTCCGTCAACTTTGCCCACTTCCCGGCCACCCCGACGGGTCGCGAAGTCGCGCTGATCGAACAAACAATCGGCACCTGCGTCGACAACGCAGAGGTGATCGAGCAACCCACTTACCTTTGCAAAGGCGACGGGAAATGGTACCTATCGAACGGCGGATGCCACTGCAAACCTGGATATCAAGCCGACGTGGAGAAACAAAAATGCACCGCCTGTCCGATCATGAAATTCAAACACGAGGCGGGATCGCACAGCTGCGAACCCTGCCCGGCTTACAGCAAATCGTCCGATTACGGATTCACGGAATGCCGTTGCGACGTTGGTTATTACAGAGCCGACAAGGACCCGAAAAAGATGCCCTGCACGC AACCACCATCGGCACCGCAAAATCTCACGGTGAATTTCGTCGATCAATCTACCGTGATTTTGTCTTGGAACGCGCCTCATATGCTTGGTGGTAGAACGGACACCACTTACAGGGTGGTTTGCGACGCTTGTAGCACGGGTGTAAAATACATTCCGAACACC GAGGTCTTCAACGATACGAAGATCACGATAACGGGCCTAAACGCGGTGACCACCTATCGTTTCCAAGTGTTCGCCGAGAACGGAGTGTCGGCATTGGCCGGGAAATCCGAGTACGTGGACATCACGGTCACCACCGAAGCAAGCGTGCCTAGTTTGGTCAGCAACGTCAGGATCACGAGCGTGAAGAGCTCGGAATTGAGCATCAGCTGGGACGCTCCTGTAACCGAAGTTGGCGGGGACAGCGATCTCGTCGAAAGATACGAAG TGAGATGTTATCCGCGCTACGACGACGCTACCAACGCCACGGTCATCCAAACGTCGGATTTATCCGCCACTTTTAAAGGGCTGAAACCGTCGACGGATTATGCGATACAAGTGCGAGCGAAAACGACGCGCGGCTGGGGCGAATACACGCCGGTGGTGTATAAAAAGACACCGCACGCTATGGGTCTAG ATTACGTCGGAGAGGATGACAATATGCAAGTAAGAATCATCGCTGGAGCTATCGTAGCCGTGGTTGTTCTTCTGGTGATCATCATCATCATGACCGTGTTGATACTTAGAAG CAGGGCCTCGGACGAATGCAACAAGAAACAGCCGAGTGACTGCGACACATTGGAGTATAGAAACGGTGAAG GACTAGTTGTGACCTACA TGCACTGCAAAATGGACAGTTCACCGATTGTGACAACCCACACCAACAACAAGAGCAAGTCCTCGC TGACCACGCCGCTGTTCACGCCTGCAGTGGGTGTCGCGGCGGCGAGTGCCGGAGGTGCTGGCGGTGGAGGCGCAAGGAGCTACGTCGATCCTCACACCTACGAGGATCCGAATCAAGCTGTGCGTGAGTTTGCTCGAGAGATCGACGCGGGATACATCACGATAGAAGCCATCATAG GTGGCGGAGAGTTTGGCGACGTTTGtcgtggaaaattgaaattaccgCCCGACGGTCGAACGGAGATCGACGTGGCGATCAAGACGCTGAAACCAGGTTCCGCGGATAAGGCACGCAACGATTTTCTAACCGAGGCCTCGATTATGGGCCAGTTCGAGCACCCGAACGTGATATTCCTGCAAGGTGTCGTGACCAAGAGCAATCCGGTGATGATAATCACGGAATTCATGGAGAACGGTAGCCTGGACACGTTCCTGCGTGCGAACGACGGCAAGTTCCAGGTGCTTCAGCTTGTAGGCATGCTTCGCGGTATCGCGAGCGGTATGCAATATCTAGCTGAAATGAACTACGTGCACCGGGATCTAGCGGCGAGGAACGTGTTGGTGAACGCCACCCTGGTCTGCAAGATCGCCGACTTTGGCCTCAGCAGAGAGATCGAAAGCGCTACCGAGGGAGCGTACACGACCAGG AGTGTTTACTCCGGCAAAAAGGGTGGAAAGATCCCGGTACGATGGACAGCTCCGGAAGCGATAGCGTTCCGAAAGTTCACCAGCGCCTCGGACGTTTGGAGCATGGGCATCGTCTGCTGGGAGGTGATGTCTTACGGCGAAAGGCCGTACTGGAACTGGTCTAATCAGGATGTGATAAAGTCGATCGAGAAGGGATACAGGCTTCCGGCGCCGATGGACTGTCCGGAGGCGATCTATCAACTGATGCTCGATTGCTGGCAAAAGGAACGAACTCATCGTCCAACCTTCGCTAATCTAACTCAGACGTTGGACAAGCTTATACGAAGCCCGGACACGCTGAGGAAAATCGCGCAGAACAG AATCAGAGAAAGGGGTGCTCCGCCCCCACCCCCACCCGCCTCGTCGACATCCTCCAACGTGCATTTAAGGAAAAG GGGCACCAATCCACTGGCGCCGGACGCGGTGGACTTGACTCAGCTGACCTCGGTCAGCGAATGGCTCAACTCCATCAAGATGTCGCGGTACGCGGAAAACTTTGAAAGGTCCGGTGTGACCACCTTGGAGGCAGCCGCGCGGGTGACCGTTCAAGAGCTGACGGCACTCGGGGTGACGCTTGTTGGACACCAGAAGAAGATCATGAACAGCGTGACCGCGCTACGAGCGCAAATGTCCGCCACGTCGCAGGGATTTCTCGTTTAA
- the Eph gene encoding eph receptor tyrosine kinase isoform X16, with protein MAPFNMAGVAGLLATCAAAAASAAHLLPLLLLLIYPRGTHAEQVVLLDTTQEEKLEWTRYPFGPEANTPGWVEESFTNFDKGINWRSYVVCDVAYNNVNNWLWTPFIERGPANRMYIEIKFTTRDCSLFPGNALSCKETFSLLYYEFDAATKEPPPWETDSYKLIGRIAAGEGRFNTNAEVVINTEVKSIPVTKKGVYFAFRDQGACISILAIKVYYISCPEISVNFAHFPATPTGREVALIEQTIGTCVDNAEVIEQPTYLCKGDGKWYLSNGGCHCKPGYQADVEKQKCTACPIMKFKHEAGSHSCEPCPAYSKSSDYGFTECRCDVGYYRADKDPKKMPCTQPPSAPQNLTVNFVDQSTVILSWNAPHMLGGRTDTTYRVVCDACSTGVKYIPNTEVFNDTKITITGLNAVTTYRFQVFAENGVSALAGKSEYVDITVTTEASVPSLVSNVRITSVKSSELSISWDAPVTEVGGDSDLVERYEVRCYPRYDDATNATVIQTSDLSATFKGLKPSTDYAIQVRAKTTRGWGEYTPVVYKKTPHAMGLDYVGEDDNMQVRIIAGAIVAVVVLLVIIIIMTVLILRSRASDECNKKQPSDCDTLEYRNGEGLVVTYMHCKMDSSPIVTTHTNNKSKSSLTTPLFTPAVGVAAASAGGAGGGGARSYVDPHTYEDPNQAVREFAREIDAGYITIEAIIGGGEFGDVCRGKLKLPPDGRTEIDVAIKTLKPGSADKARNDFLTEASIMGQFEHPNVIFLQGVVTKSNPVMIITEFMENGSLDTFLRANDGKFQVLQLVGMLRGIASGMQYLAEMNYVHRDLAARNVLVNATLVCKIADFGLSREIESATEGAYTTRGGKIPVRWTAPEAIAFRKFTSASDVWSMGIVCWEVMSYGERPYWNWSNQDVIKSIEKGYRLPAPMDCPEAIYQLMLDCWQKERTHRPTFANLTQTLDKLIRSPDTLRKIAQNRGTNPLAPDAVDLTQLTSVSEWLNSIKMSRYAENFERSGVTTLEAAARVTVQELTALGVTLVGHQKKIMNSVTALRAQMSATSQGFLV; from the exons TGGGTGGAAGAGTCGTTCACGAACTTCGACAAGGGCATCAATTGGCGGAGTTACGTCGTCTGCGACGTGGCTTACAACAACGTGAACAATTGGTTGTGGACGCCGTTCATCGAGAGGGGACCGGCGAACCGCATGTACATAGAAATCAAATTCACCACCCGCGACTGCTCGTTGTTCCCCGGAAACGCGCTCAGTTGCAAGGAAACTTTCAGTCTCCTTTACTACGAGTTCGACGCGGCCACCAAGGAACCACCGCCATGGGAAACGGACAGTTACAAGTTGATCG GTCGCATCGCCGCTGGTGAGGGAAGATTCAACACGAACGCCGAGGTGGTGATCAACACGGAGGTCAAGTCGATCCCGGTGACGAAGAAGGGCGTGTATTTCGCGTTCCGCGATCAAGGTGCATGCATATCCATCTTGGCCATTAAAGTGTACTACATCAGTTGCCCGGAGATTTCCGTCAACTTTGCCCACTTCCCGGCCACCCCGACGGGTCGCGAAGTCGCGCTGATCGAACAAACAATCGGCACCTGCGTCGACAACGCAGAGGTGATCGAGCAACCCACTTACCTTTGCAAAGGCGACGGGAAATGGTACCTATCGAACGGCGGATGCCACTGCAAACCTGGATATCAAGCCGACGTGGAGAAACAAAAATGCACCGCCTGTCCGATCATGAAATTCAAACACGAGGCGGGATCGCACAGCTGCGAACCCTGCCCGGCTTACAGCAAATCGTCCGATTACGGATTCACGGAATGCCGTTGCGACGTTGGTTATTACAGAGCCGACAAGGACCCGAAAAAGATGCCCTGCACGC AACCACCATCGGCACCGCAAAATCTCACGGTGAATTTCGTCGATCAATCTACCGTGATTTTGTCTTGGAACGCGCCTCATATGCTTGGTGGTAGAACGGACACCACTTACAGGGTGGTTTGCGACGCTTGTAGCACGGGTGTAAAATACATTCCGAACACC GAGGTCTTCAACGATACGAAGATCACGATAACGGGCCTAAACGCGGTGACCACCTATCGTTTCCAAGTGTTCGCCGAGAACGGAGTGTCGGCATTGGCCGGGAAATCCGAGTACGTGGACATCACGGTCACCACCGAAGCAAGCGTGCCTAGTTTGGTCAGCAACGTCAGGATCACGAGCGTGAAGAGCTCGGAATTGAGCATCAGCTGGGACGCTCCTGTAACCGAAGTTGGCGGGGACAGCGATCTCGTCGAAAGATACGAAG TGAGATGTTATCCGCGCTACGACGACGCTACCAACGCCACGGTCATCCAAACGTCGGATTTATCCGCCACTTTTAAAGGGCTGAAACCGTCGACGGATTATGCGATACAAGTGCGAGCGAAAACGACGCGCGGCTGGGGCGAATACACGCCGGTGGTGTATAAAAAGACACCGCACGCTATGGGTCTAG ATTACGTCGGAGAGGATGACAATATGCAAGTAAGAATCATCGCTGGAGCTATCGTAGCCGTGGTTGTTCTTCTGGTGATCATCATCATCATGACCGTGTTGATACTTAGAAG CAGGGCCTCGGACGAATGCAACAAGAAACAGCCGAGTGACTGCGACACATTGGAGTATAGAAACGGTGAAG GACTAGTTGTGACCTACA TGCACTGCAAAATGGACAGTTCACCGATTGTGACAACCCACACCAACAACAAGAGCAAGTCCTCGC TGACCACGCCGCTGTTCACGCCTGCAGTGGGTGTCGCGGCGGCGAGTGCCGGAGGTGCTGGCGGTGGAGGCGCAAGGAGCTACGTCGATCCTCACACCTACGAGGATCCGAATCAAGCTGTGCGTGAGTTTGCTCGAGAGATCGACGCGGGATACATCACGATAGAAGCCATCATAG GTGGCGGAGAGTTTGGCGACGTTTGtcgtggaaaattgaaattaccgCCCGACGGTCGAACGGAGATCGACGTGGCGATCAAGACGCTGAAACCAGGTTCCGCGGATAAGGCACGCAACGATTTTCTAACCGAGGCCTCGATTATGGGCCAGTTCGAGCACCCGAACGTGATATTCCTGCAAGGTGTCGTGACCAAGAGCAATCCGGTGATGATAATCACGGAATTCATGGAGAACGGTAGCCTGGACACGTTCCTGCGTGCGAACGACGGCAAGTTCCAGGTGCTTCAGCTTGTAGGCATGCTTCGCGGTATCGCGAGCGGTATGCAATATCTAGCTGAAATGAACTACGTGCACCGGGATCTAGCGGCGAGGAACGTGTTGGTGAACGCCACCCTGGTCTGCAAGATCGCCGACTTTGGCCTCAGCAGAGAGATCGAAAGCGCTACCGAGGGAGCGTACACGACCAGG GGTGGAAAGATCCCGGTACGATGGACAGCTCCGGAAGCGATAGCGTTCCGAAAGTTCACCAGCGCCTCGGACGTTTGGAGCATGGGCATCGTCTGCTGGGAGGTGATGTCTTACGGCGAAAGGCCGTACTGGAACTGGTCTAATCAGGATGTGATAAAGTCGATCGAGAAGGGATACAGGCTTCCGGCGCCGATGGACTGTCCGGAGGCGATCTATCAACTGATGCTCGATTGCTGGCAAAAGGAACGAACTCATCGTCCAACCTTCGCTAATCTAACTCAGACGTTGGACAAGCTTATACGAAGCCCGGACACGCTGAGGAAAATCGCGCAGAACAG GGGCACCAATCCACTGGCGCCGGACGCGGTGGACTTGACTCAGCTGACCTCGGTCAGCGAATGGCTCAACTCCATCAAGATGTCGCGGTACGCGGAAAACTTTGAAAGGTCCGGTGTGACCACCTTGGAGGCAGCCGCGCGGGTGACCGTTCAAGAGCTGACGGCACTCGGGGTGACGCTTGTTGGACACCAGAAGAAGATCATGAACAGCGTGACCGCGCTACGAGCGCAAATGTCCGCCACGTCGCAGGGATTTCTCGTTTAA